One Pyrococcus furiosus DSM 3638 genomic region harbors:
- a CDS encoding aminotransferase class V-fold PLP-dependent enzyme, which yields MKELFPGLKRFRAYLNTAGLGLMPLTVYQKVNEFLLDVINYEDGINAVEILDELYFNPMLKKAAKLMKTNPENITVSLQTTDGLKRILTSLTPKKGMKIVSFDLEFPTISAILKSYAKRHGLEVKVIGNKGGLYYMEDVERVIDDNTFAVVFSDVQWITGQRMPTKEIAGVAHEHGAWVIVDAVQSLGALEVYPEKMEVDALVAGGEKWLLNPNTGSGVMWISEELIEVSEPILGLLNTQPEVPWSEWWGDERKDVWDILPVRKDARKLDPGTPPYVSIVALDASLELINSVGIEKIEKHDMKLAKRVREYAYELGVTALGSSQITLLRLGVDYVKQREIVKNLEEKGIVVSLRGAKGIFGIRVSPHLYNTEDDIVTLFDELSKFF from the coding sequence ATGAAGGAATTATTCCCAGGACTTAAGAGGTTTAGGGCATATCTCAACACTGCCGGCCTGGGTTTAATGCCCTTAACAGTTTACCAAAAAGTGAATGAATTTCTCTTAGACGTTATAAACTACGAGGATGGAATAAACGCTGTTGAGATTCTTGATGAGCTCTACTTTAACCCCATGTTGAAAAAGGCCGCGAAGCTTATGAAAACTAACCCCGAGAACATAACAGTGAGTCTTCAAACTACAGATGGCCTAAAGAGAATTCTAACATCTCTAACCCCCAAGAAAGGCATGAAGATTGTCTCCTTTGACCTAGAATTCCCCACGATTTCTGCCATATTAAAAAGCTATGCCAAAAGGCATGGTTTGGAAGTTAAAGTTATCGGAAACAAAGGGGGATTATATTACATGGAGGATGTAGAGAGGGTAATAGACGATAACACCTTTGCCGTGGTTTTTAGTGATGTGCAGTGGATTACTGGGCAGAGAATGCCAACGAAAGAGATTGCCGGAGTTGCTCACGAGCATGGAGCCTGGGTTATTGTGGATGCAGTTCAATCCCTGGGAGCATTAGAGGTGTATCCAGAGAAGATGGAAGTAGATGCCCTCGTGGCAGGGGGAGAGAAGTGGCTCCTTAACCCAAATACGGGAAGTGGAGTCATGTGGATATCGGAGGAATTAATTGAAGTTAGCGAACCTATATTGGGGCTTTTAAACACCCAACCAGAAGTTCCATGGTCAGAGTGGTGGGGAGATGAGAGAAAGGATGTTTGGGATATTCTTCCTGTAAGAAAAGACGCTAGAAAGCTTGATCCTGGAACTCCTCCTTACGTTAGCATAGTGGCCCTAGATGCTTCCTTAGAGCTCATAAATAGTGTGGGAATTGAAAAAATCGAGAAGCACGACATGAAGCTAGCAAAAAGGGTTAGGGAGTACGCATACGAACTAGGTGTAACTGCTTTAGGTTCATCACAGATAACTCTTCTGAGATTAGGAGTGGACTATGTGAAGCAGAGAGAAATAGTGAAAAATTTGGAAGAGAAAGGAATTGTGGTCTCCTTAAGGGGAGCAAAGGGAATCTTTGGCATAAGAGTCTCGCCACACCTCTACAATACTGAGGATGACATTGTCACGCTGTTTGATGAACTAAGCAAGTTTTTTTGA
- a CDS encoding membrane protein — protein sequence MSEIRFKIRDYLKAITGLLLVIWLFKGWLGLEKYNEYMVWAIIGLIVIVEVLGVGRWFGVTLSGIIFSLAKAAFLISLFLFVGKWLGIPEDFPVTSKMAFAYFVVLSIAGILVGGIETPRIRKKEDIIPKVEKKAYEFNDLDFGDVKVRGEGKAYPLKFGRKRVGWAIEGSVEVEAQTPLGSIRRKLISPVVIWTSQDIKGRKVTANENFVRTVEALLHQKSLRVREDEVALDLGILKVYDSDNYTYVKMPFLEIVDTPSGSEVKIGPLKIRDGRPRKIDEEMVTIEELRNGFRLTKIGSNLRIKTEDYDIEIENDKISYRSGSEKLTIAEDYVAISSNGISVSVGKDYAKLRIEDSIISARNGVVKIRIGGKTYTLNSREAYKKVIEKAKDIVKIEGEEVIEGLGIDRTRVRRKIKELVEELMNYLGGN from the coding sequence ATGAGTGAAATTAGATTTAAGATTAGAGACTACCTAAAGGCCATAACTGGACTGCTGCTTGTTATCTGGCTATTTAAAGGATGGTTGGGATTGGAGAAGTACAACGAATACATGGTATGGGCAATAATAGGCCTCATAGTTATAGTGGAAGTCCTTGGGGTGGGCAGGTGGTTTGGAGTAACGCTGAGTGGAATAATTTTCTCCCTAGCAAAGGCGGCTTTCCTAATTTCCCTGTTCCTATTCGTAGGAAAGTGGCTTGGAATTCCCGAGGACTTCCCAGTAACTTCAAAGATGGCATTTGCATACTTTGTAGTTCTCTCAATTGCAGGCATTCTAGTTGGAGGCATTGAAACTCCCCGAATAAGGAAAAAAGAGGACATAATTCCAAAAGTAGAAAAGAAAGCTTACGAATTCAACGATCTCGACTTTGGCGATGTCAAAGTTAGGGGAGAGGGAAAAGCCTATCCACTAAAATTCGGTAGGAAAAGAGTCGGATGGGCAATAGAGGGAAGCGTTGAAGTTGAAGCTCAAACTCCTTTAGGGAGTATAAGAAGGAAACTAATTTCCCCAGTAGTTATCTGGACATCCCAGGATATAAAAGGGAGAAAAGTTACAGCCAATGAAAATTTTGTTCGCACAGTAGAGGCTTTACTACACCAAAAATCTCTAAGAGTTAGAGAGGACGAAGTAGCCCTAGACCTCGGAATACTCAAGGTGTACGACTCTGATAATTATACTTACGTCAAGATGCCATTCTTGGAAATTGTTGACACTCCCTCAGGTTCAGAGGTAAAAATAGGACCCCTCAAAATCAGGGATGGAAGGCCCAGGAAAATAGATGAGGAAATGGTCACGATCGAGGAACTCAGAAATGGCTTCCGACTAACAAAAATTGGCTCTAATTTGAGAATAAAAACTGAAGATTATGACATAGAGATAGAGAATGACAAGATTTCCTATAGGAGTGGCTCAGAGAAATTAACGATAGCTGAGGATTACGTTGCCATAAGCTCTAATGGAATCTCTGTATCAGTAGGAAAGGACTATGCAAAGCTTAGAATCGAAGATTCCATAATTTCGGCAAGGAATGGTGTAGTAAAGATTAGGATAGGAGGGAAGACCTATACACTAAACAGCAGAGAGGCATACAAGAAAGTCATTGAGAAAGCTAAGGATATTGTGAAAATCGAGGGTGAGGAGGTGATTGAAGGGCTTGGGATTGATAGAACAAGAGTCCGGAGAAAGATTAAGGAACTCGTAGAGGAGTTAATGAACTACTTGGGAGGGAATTGA
- a CDS encoding desampylase — protein sequence MPSSSKSDFSFSTLIIPQHYLRAILKVVSSSSVEVCGFLFGKENRVLKVRFIRNRLNSPVEFEMDPEEMLKALEEAEQENLEVVGIFHSHIACPPIPSGKDLEGMKRWPVIWLIVNEKGEYKAWILSEKNKISEVKIVVE from the coding sequence ATGCCATCCTCCTCGAAGAGTGATTTTTCTTTTTCCACCCTTATTATCCCTCAACATTACTTAAGGGCCATTTTGAAAGTTGTTTCTTCATCGAGCGTTGAAGTTTGTGGCTTTCTATTTGGTAAAGAGAACAGGGTTTTAAAAGTAAGATTCATCAGAAACAGGCTAAATTCTCCAGTTGAATTTGAAATGGATCCAGAAGAAATGCTCAAGGCCCTTGAAGAGGCTGAGCAGGAGAATCTTGAAGTTGTTGGGATTTTTCATTCTCACATAGCTTGCCCCCCAATTCCTAGTGGAAAAGACTTGGAAGGGATGAAGAGGTGGCCAGTCATCTGGTTAATTGTAAATGAAAAAGGGGAATACAAAGCTTGGATTCTTAGTGAGAAGAACAAAATTTCAGAAGTGAAGATAGTTGTTGAATAG
- a CDS encoding ArsR/SmtB family transcription factor, whose amino-acid sequence MEDLRRQLEELKKRLEALEESIDPVDEVMLSIKARLRKKIESISTINEENAAKVLKALANPDRIRIMKMLSERPMSFKEIKEALGVESPTVSHHLKILTKTKMVRKGEKYEITQDGMLFLRILMLISALGEEGEENE is encoded by the coding sequence ATGGAGGACTTAAGGAGACAGCTTGAAGAGCTGAAAAAGAGGCTTGAAGCACTTGAGGAAAGCATTGATCCTGTAGATGAAGTAATGCTCTCCATAAAAGCTAGATTAAGGAAGAAGATAGAAAGTATATCCACGATAAATGAGGAGAACGCGGCTAAAGTCCTAAAGGCCCTTGCAAACCCAGACAGAATTAGGATAATGAAGATGCTATCTGAAAGGCCAATGAGCTTTAAGGAGATTAAAGAGGCCCTTGGAGTAGAAAGTCCAACTGTCTCCCACCATTTGAAGATTCTCACGAAGACCAAGATGGTAAGGAAGGGAGAAAAGTACGAAATAACCCAAGATGGAATGCTGTTTTTGAGGATCCTCATGCTAATCTCTGCTTTAGGAGAGGAGGGTGAAGAAAATGAGTGA
- the dph2 gene encoding diphthamide biosynthesis enzyme Dph2 has product MLHEIPKEEILEKLKNIGAKKVLIQSPEGLRREAEELAEFLEKNEIEVILHGEINYGACDPADHEARLLGCDALIHLGHSFMMLSLEVPTIFVPAFAKVNVVEALKKNLHEIKKLGKKIIVTTTAQHIHQLERAIEYLKSQGFEPVVGRGDNRVSWPSQVLGCNFSVAKVEGDGILFIGSGTFHPLGLALATGKRVLAVNPYSGDCQWINELAERFIRKRWAQIAKAMDAKRFGVVISTKRGQLRLNEAKRIIKLLKDHGREAKLIAMNDISYSKLEGFSFDAYVIVACPRVPIDDYENWRKPVLTPREVEILLGLREEYIFDEIPGGVREKDEPLGISLHSTR; this is encoded by the coding sequence ATGTTGCACGAAATACCAAAAGAAGAAATTCTCGAAAAGTTGAAAAATATAGGGGCAAAGAAAGTTCTAATCCAATCTCCCGAAGGGTTAAGGCGAGAAGCAGAAGAACTCGCAGAATTTTTAGAAAAAAATGAAATTGAAGTTATACTTCACGGTGAAATTAATTATGGTGCTTGTGATCCTGCAGATCATGAAGCTAGATTGCTAGGTTGCGACGCCCTAATACACCTGGGACACTCCTTCATGATGTTATCTTTAGAAGTACCCACTATTTTCGTTCCCGCGTTTGCCAAGGTTAATGTAGTTGAAGCCTTGAAAAAGAACCTTCACGAGATCAAGAAGCTTGGGAAAAAGATAATCGTGACAACCACAGCCCAGCACATTCACCAACTTGAGAGGGCAATAGAGTATCTTAAGTCCCAGGGATTCGAGCCAGTTGTGGGGAGGGGAGATAATAGGGTATCTTGGCCTAGCCAAGTTTTGGGATGTAACTTTTCTGTTGCCAAGGTTGAGGGAGATGGAATACTATTCATAGGCTCTGGAACCTTCCACCCCCTGGGATTGGCCCTAGCAACTGGAAAAAGAGTTTTAGCTGTTAATCCCTATAGTGGGGATTGCCAGTGGATAAATGAGCTAGCGGAAAGGTTTATCAGAAAAAGGTGGGCACAAATAGCCAAGGCTATGGACGCTAAAAGATTTGGAGTTGTGATAAGTACCAAGAGAGGACAGTTAAGGCTAAATGAGGCAAAGAGAATAATCAAGCTTCTCAAAGACCATGGAAGAGAGGCCAAGTTAATTGCAATGAACGACATAAGCTACTCGAAACTTGAAGGATTCAGCTTCGATGCTTACGTTATCGTTGCGTGCCCGAGGGTTCCAATAGATGATTATGAGAACTGGAGAAAACCGGTCTTAACTCCAAGGGAAGTCGAGATACTGTTGGGGTTGAGAGAAGAATATATATTTGATGAGATCCCAGGTGGGGTGAGGGAGAAAGATGAACCTCTCGGAATATCCCTTCATAGCACCCGCTGA
- a CDS encoding TldD/PmbA family protein, with protein MHDLVEFAVNRALELGADYAEARFEEKQGTFLAMKNGNPEGLGILADKGIGVRVLVNGGMGFASTNVLTKESIARTVERAIKMAKAAAKLRKEPIKFSEEDFHEVYYEVKMRKDIRDVPPEEKLEILKKIEEEVTSTNANVPMRFLRYNDFIWHKIFMNNEGALVESVIPRVSVMYNLVVFENGQMEQAPFVQRAFSGGLELIEKDEPWERARREVETLKKIIVEGKRPPEGKVDLVLAPEVVGIAVHESVGHPYELDRIMGREAAQAGESFVKPDMLGERIGSDVVTVIEDPTIPNSWGFYLYDDEGVKARPRYLIRNGIITEFLMNREYAAKLGLKSNAAARAINYNREPIIRMANTYLAPGDYTFEELIEDVKLGVYMVSFNEWNIDDRRYQQRYIGREAYLIENGEIKYPVRRPILEITTKGLWSSVDAVGREVEFFPGTCGKGEPGQGVPVWMGGAHARLRDIPLRRP; from the coding sequence ATGCATGACCTAGTTGAGTTCGCCGTTAACCGTGCTCTGGAGCTCGGTGCCGATTATGCAGAAGCAAGGTTCGAAGAAAAGCAGGGAACTTTTCTTGCAATGAAAAACGGAAATCCAGAAGGACTAGGAATCCTAGCAGATAAGGGAATTGGAGTGAGAGTCCTAGTAAATGGGGGAATGGGATTTGCCAGCACAAATGTGCTCACAAAGGAGAGCATAGCGAGGACTGTGGAGAGAGCAATAAAGATGGCAAAGGCCGCAGCAAAGCTAAGAAAAGAGCCAATAAAATTTAGCGAAGAAGACTTCCACGAAGTGTACTATGAGGTAAAGATGAGAAAGGACATAAGAGATGTCCCGCCAGAGGAGAAGTTGGAAATTCTGAAGAAAATAGAAGAGGAAGTAACATCAACAAACGCTAACGTACCAATGAGATTCCTAAGATACAATGACTTCATTTGGCATAAGATATTCATGAACAACGAGGGTGCTTTGGTGGAGAGTGTAATTCCCAGGGTCTCGGTAATGTATAATCTAGTTGTATTTGAGAACGGCCAGATGGAGCAGGCCCCATTCGTTCAGAGGGCATTCTCCGGAGGATTAGAACTCATAGAGAAGGACGAACCCTGGGAAAGGGCTAGGAGAGAGGTAGAGACGCTAAAGAAAATTATAGTAGAGGGTAAAAGACCCCCAGAGGGGAAAGTAGACCTAGTTTTAGCACCAGAAGTCGTTGGAATTGCAGTTCACGAGAGCGTTGGGCACCCGTATGAGCTTGACAGAATAATGGGAAGAGAAGCCGCACAGGCAGGAGAGAGCTTCGTAAAGCCAGACATGCTGGGTGAGAGAATCGGAAGTGACGTGGTTACGGTAATTGAAGACCCCACAATTCCAAACAGCTGGGGATTCTATCTGTATGATGATGAGGGAGTTAAGGCAAGACCCAGGTACTTGATAAGGAATGGAATTATAACAGAGTTTTTAATGAACAGAGAATATGCCGCAAAGCTCGGCCTTAAGTCAAATGCAGCTGCGAGAGCAATAAATTACAATAGAGAGCCAATTATCAGAATGGCCAACACATACCTAGCTCCTGGGGATTACACATTCGAGGAGCTAATCGAGGACGTAAAGCTCGGTGTTTACATGGTGTCATTTAACGAGTGGAACATCGATGATAGGAGATATCAGCAGAGATACATTGGAAGGGAAGCCTATCTCATAGAGAATGGAGAGATAAAGTATCCAGTAAGGAGGCCCATTCTAGAGATTACTACAAAAGGTCTCTGGAGCAGTGTTGACGCCGTTGGCAGGGAGGTTGAGTTCTTCCCAGGAACATGTGGAAAAGGAGAACCAGGACAGGGAGTCCCAGTGTGGATGGGAGGAGCTCATGCGAGATTGAGGGATATTCCACTAAGAAGGCCTTGA
- a CDS encoding DUF4097 family beta strand repeat-containing protein: MKEVFKDVKKVHVRIVNGKLKIEKSEDDNVYIEYYILEGEPRVEIRKEDSELIIETKGKEKRFLNLFAWKSDGKVKMNIKVPEGVTLEVSSVNAGISASQVSIESINSVNGPIILKNSHVKSISTVNGMIAGSIMAEDLTVNSVNGYVKLDILDMEGDGVINTVNGGVHLRISDVCDVNVIAVKRGRSIPLINQNSPYTLTITSVNGKVNVERF, encoded by the coding sequence ATGAAGGAAGTCTTTAAGGACGTAAAGAAGGTTCATGTAAGAATTGTAAATGGAAAATTGAAGATAGAAAAGAGTGAAGACGATAATGTGTACATTGAATACTACATTCTCGAGGGAGAGCCAAGAGTTGAAATAAGAAAGGAGGATTCAGAGCTCATAATAGAGACGAAGGGAAAAGAGAAAAGATTTCTAAACCTCTTCGCATGGAAATCAGATGGCAAGGTTAAGATGAACATTAAGGTTCCCGAGGGCGTTACCTTAGAAGTCTCCTCGGTCAATGCAGGAATTTCTGCATCCCAGGTTAGCATTGAGAGCATAAACTCAGTTAATGGGCCGATAATCCTCAAGAATTCCCACGTTAAGTCAATTTCAACGGTTAACGGAATGATAGCAGGAAGCATAATGGCCGAAGATTTAACTGTCAATTCTGTAAATGGGTATGTAAAGCTGGACATCCTAGACATGGAGGGAGATGGTGTTATTAATACAGTCAACGGGGGTGTTCATTTAAGGATAAGTGACGTTTGTGATGTCAATGTAATTGCAGTTAAGAGGGGAAGGTCAATTCCACTAATCAACCAGAACTCTCCATACACCTTAACAATAACGAGTGTAAATGGGAAGGTCAACGTTGAAAGATTTTGA
- a CDS encoding sulfite exporter TauE/SafE family protein yields MVFLIVPILTILGLSIHEAIGTSLACIAISSFSSAYTHLKKGKVHIKVVILKELFSIPAAVLGAYLTNDINEKILRVAFSMLLFYLAVRLTVKRRAKDSKEAKIHYERVPLVGVASGFLSGLLGISGGILNVPLFTIFVGIPIKYSIGTSSLALFFTALAGAITHLKEGNVVLSIALALAPGLIVGAYVGAIVSHRIHSDKLRVLFSALLLIIGVRMLV; encoded by the coding sequence GTGGTTTTTTTAATAGTTCCGATTCTAACCATTTTGGGACTTTCCATACATGAAGCTATAGGAACCAGCCTAGCTTGTATAGCAATAAGCTCCTTCTCCTCTGCTTATACACATCTCAAAAAGGGAAAAGTTCACATCAAGGTTGTTATATTGAAAGAATTATTTTCAATTCCAGCTGCCGTGCTTGGAGCTTATCTAACGAATGACATTAATGAGAAAATACTAAGGGTAGCGTTTTCAATGTTGTTGTTTTATCTTGCCGTAAGGTTAACAGTGAAGAGGAGAGCTAAAGATTCTAAAGAAGCAAAAATACACTATGAAAGAGTACCCCTTGTGGGAGTTGCTTCTGGCTTTCTCTCCGGCCTCCTGGGAATTAGTGGAGGAATATTGAACGTCCCTCTTTTCACAATCTTTGTGGGAATACCAATTAAGTACTCAATTGGAACATCCAGCTTAGCTTTATTCTTTACAGCCCTAGCAGGAGCCATAACTCATCTGAAAGAAGGAAACGTTGTCTTAAGCATTGCCCTAGCTTTGGCCCCGGGATTGATAGTGGGAGCCTATGTTGGGGCAATAGTTTCCCATAGAATACACTCAGACAAGCTTAGAGTTCTCTTCTCCGCTCTTCTACTGATAATCGGAGTTAGGATGCTGGTCTAG
- a CDS encoding DUF7411 family protein has translation MCLITGGINLTKEEIVKMIITGKHRGPDSFGVWSDGLVIKSEDFSEIKEIRGGNVVLAQCRLAMTGSKNYTQPFYNDIVLVHNGEIYNHESLRKWLIERGASFESDVDSEVILRLLEYFIFDKKMKVEEAVKKAMLMLRGDYAVAFALNGKIYLFRDPIGVRPLYYSPRGRFGSEKKVLWSVGEEAIPVNPGELVKLPEEEKMKLLSPWDIKGSGKGYYDGLKNLLQDAVRIRTAKKVGVLFSGGLDSSLIALLASKYSKVVLYTAGTEDSKDVEWARKVSDELRLELREYIFTREEVEREIKNVMFAIEEPNPMNLAIAIPLYFATKLARKDDVKVLLSGQGADELFGGYAKYLENPSLMRKDIEEIAERNLGRDDKVGMLNGVEVRYPYLDLPFVSLALRVPLEEKIREGVRKAILRRIALDFGLPEEVAFREKKAAQYGSNAQKILSKIAKKSLREFAQKLFSEVFST, from the coding sequence ATGTGTCTAATAACCGGAGGAATAAATCTAACAAAGGAAGAAATCGTCAAGATGATAATTACTGGAAAGCATAGAGGACCAGATTCTTTTGGCGTATGGAGCGATGGGTTAGTTATAAAATCTGAGGACTTCTCAGAGATAAAAGAAATTAGAGGGGGCAACGTTGTTTTAGCCCAGTGTAGGCTTGCAATGACTGGATCTAAAAACTATACCCAACCCTTTTACAATGACATTGTTCTCGTCCACAATGGAGAGATATATAACCACGAAAGTTTGAGGAAGTGGTTAATAGAGAGGGGAGCATCATTTGAGAGTGACGTGGACAGTGAGGTTATCCTAAGACTTTTGGAGTATTTTATATTTGACAAAAAGATGAAAGTTGAGGAGGCCGTTAAAAAAGCGATGCTTATGTTGAGGGGAGACTACGCCGTCGCATTTGCTCTCAATGGTAAAATCTATTTGTTTAGGGATCCTATTGGAGTTAGACCACTCTACTATTCCCCAAGGGGGAGGTTTGGGTCAGAGAAGAAGGTGTTGTGGAGTGTAGGTGAAGAAGCAATACCAGTTAACCCAGGTGAGCTCGTTAAGTTGCCAGAAGAAGAGAAGATGAAGCTACTTTCCCCCTGGGACATTAAAGGTTCTGGAAAAGGATACTACGACGGTCTTAAGAATTTACTTCAAGATGCTGTAAGAATAAGGACAGCTAAAAAAGTTGGAGTGCTCTTTTCAGGAGGATTGGACAGCTCATTAATAGCTTTGTTAGCTTCAAAATACTCTAAGGTAGTTCTCTACACTGCGGGAACGGAGGATAGTAAAGACGTTGAGTGGGCCAGAAAAGTTAGTGATGAGCTTAGACTTGAGCTTAGAGAGTATATATTTACCCGGGAGGAAGTTGAGAGGGAGATTAAGAATGTAATGTTCGCTATAGAGGAGCCAAATCCAATGAACTTAGCCATTGCAATTCCTCTATATTTTGCCACAAAGCTTGCTAGGAAGGATGATGTTAAGGTCCTTTTGAGTGGCCAGGGTGCTGATGAACTGTTTGGAGGATATGCAAAGTATCTCGAGAATCCCTCTTTGATGAGAAAAGATATAGAGGAGATAGCCGAGAGAAACTTAGGTAGAGATGATAAAGTGGGAATGCTAAATGGTGTGGAAGTTAGATACCCCTACTTGGATTTGCCCTTTGTCTCTCTAGCCTTAAGGGTTCCCCTAGAAGAAAAGATAAGAGAGGGAGTTAGAAAGGCAATTTTGAGGAGAATTGCACTAGATTTTGGCTTGCCAGAAGAAGTTGCCTTTAGGGAGAAAAAGGCCGCACAATACGGGAGCAATGCTCAGAAGATACTCTCTAAGATAGCAAAGAAGAGTCTTAGAGAATTCGCCCAGAAGTTATTTTCTGAGGTATTCTCTACATAA
- a CDS encoding 30S ribosomal protein S8e has translation MAIWQGRSLKKPSGGRIVLARKKRKRELGREPSNTRVAEQDKRKIIRTYGGNRKVRLTAAAYANVFDKSGKGRKVRIIRVIENPANRQFARRNIITKGAIIETEIGKAKVTSRPGQDGVVNAILLEE, from the coding sequence ATGGCGATTTGGCAGGGAAGATCACTTAAGAAGCCCTCAGGTGGAAGGATTGTCCTCGCGAGGAAGAAGAGGAAAAGGGAGCTTGGAAGGGAACCCTCCAACACAAGAGTAGCTGAGCAAGACAAGAGAAAGATCATAAGAACTTACGGTGGCAACAGGAAGGTTAGATTAACAGCCGCTGCATATGCAAACGTATTTGACAAGAGTGGGAAGGGTAGAAAGGTTAGAATCATAAGGGTCATCGAGAATCCAGCAAATAGGCAGTTCGCAAGAAGAAACATAATAACCAAGGGAGCCATCATTGAGACTGAGATTGGAAAGGCAAAGGTTACCTCCAGACCTGGGCAAGACGGCGTTGTAAATGCCATCCTCCTCGAAGAGTGA
- a CDS encoding Nif3-like dinuclear metal center hexameric protein — MAELWEIVSFLDEYLKISEYPDKSSNGLQVEGKEEVNTIAFAVDACLDTIVKARAFNADMLIVHHGLIWGGVKYVKGLFAKRVKELLKSNMNLYAAHLPLDAHPEVGNNAQLLKLLGLEPKEKFGEYHGVMIGYIGEFEEEKPLPLIAQMLAEKLPVDYVKSYEFGVQEIKRVGVVSGGGGFAVEEASEKGVDLFITGEFTHEDYRAAEDLRLSVIAAGHYATETLGVKALMPILREKFGVKTIFIDSPTGL, encoded by the coding sequence ATGGCTGAGCTGTGGGAGATAGTTTCATTCCTAGATGAATACCTCAAGATTTCTGAATATCCTGACAAATCCAGCAACGGTTTGCAAGTTGAGGGGAAGGAGGAAGTTAACACGATAGCATTTGCGGTAGATGCATGTTTGGACACAATAGTTAAAGCTAGGGCCTTCAATGCAGACATGCTCATAGTCCACCATGGCCTAATATGGGGAGGGGTAAAGTACGTGAAGGGGCTTTTTGCAAAGAGAGTCAAGGAACTTTTGAAGAGCAACATGAACCTCTACGCTGCCCACCTTCCTTTAGATGCTCATCCAGAAGTTGGAAATAATGCTCAACTCCTTAAGTTACTTGGGCTTGAGCCGAAAGAAAAGTTTGGGGAATACCACGGTGTTATGATTGGATACATTGGGGAGTTCGAGGAGGAAAAACCTCTTCCCTTAATAGCTCAGATGCTTGCGGAAAAGTTACCAGTCGATTATGTGAAGAGTTATGAATTTGGAGTACAAGAGATAAAGAGGGTCGGAGTTGTCAGTGGTGGAGGAGGATTTGCGGTGGAGGAGGCAAGTGAAAAGGGCGTTGACCTATTCATAACGGGTGAGTTTACACATGAAGACTACAGAGCGGCAGAAGATTTGAGGCTTAGCGTGATCGCCGCTGGCCACTACGCCACAGAGACCCTGGGAGTAAAGGCTCTAATGCCAATCTTAAGAGAAAAGTTTGGAGTGAAGACAATATTCATAGACAGCCCAACTGGGCTATGA